The proteins below come from a single Ictalurus punctatus breed USDA103 chromosome 24, Coco_2.0, whole genome shotgun sequence genomic window:
- the epn3a gene encoding epsin-2 isoform X7: MTTSSLRRSVKNIVNNYTEAEIKVREATSNDPWGPSGSLMIEIAELTFNVVAFAEVMGIIWKRMNDHGKNWRHVYKALTLLDYLVKTGSERVAQQCRENIHTIQTLRDFQYIDRDGQDQGVNVREKAKQLVSLLQDKEKLKQERGQAQTTRERMARTGNVMAYGSMPPPYSGSRTSQPSMAAVHGDTYGRSRGSPPSFNLSTSPPHLAPELEQARPQTSGEEELQLQLALAMSREESEKPPPPVDIDEQTQLQIAMSLSKEEAQKKPPPVVTLDMDEETQLQIALSLSKEEHQQEERSRLGDESLLQKALEESKREMEAKAGGSAMLDLLDIFAPDSEAPPGANPWDPAGAGGQAQAVGPLRVDPWDSLDGDFFDDAMDGGQVNVNGRSEGSPELFDLSRLGESLAEPASRTCRTPEAFLGPVAASLVNLDSLIPPNQAPKNLNPFLTGLSAPSVTNPFQSEQPRLTLNQMRPTSTSPTPSSLQYSASLPLPASNQPLSLPSSFTQPSEGHVNMPGNLPQPLLPLSSTSAHGQPDQSQNPFL; this comes from the exons ATGACGACTTCGTCCTTGCGCCGCTCCGTCAAGAACATCGTAAACAACTACACGGAGGCGGAGATCAAAGTGCGAGAAGCGACCTCCAACGACCCGTGGGGTCCTTCGGGTTCGCTCATGATCGAGATCGCCGAGCTGACTTTCAACGTGGTGGCCTTCGCCGAGGTCATGGGTATCATCTGGAAGCGCATGAACGACCACGGCAAGAACTGGCGTCACGTCTACAAGGCGCTGACGCTGCTGGATTATCTGGTGAAGACGGGCTCGGAGCGCGTGGCTCAGCAATGCAGGGAGAACATCCACACCATCCAGACGCTCCGGGACTTCCAGTACATAGACCGTGATGGCCAGGACCAGGGCGTGAATGTGCGTGAGAAGGCCAAGCAGCTCGTTTCTTTGCTCCAAGACAAAGAGAAACTGAAGCAAGAGAGGGGCCAGGCTCAGACGACACGTGAGCGCATGGCCCGTACCGGAAACGTCATGGCGTACGGCTCCATGCCTCCGCCCTACTCGGGAAGCCGCACCAGCCAACCCAGCATGGCGGCCGTCCACGGGGACACGTACGGCCGATCTCGAGGCTCGCCCCCCTCGTTCAACT TGTCCACTTCGCCCCCTCATCTGGCCCCGGAGCTGGAGCAGGCGCGCCCGCAGACCAGCGGCGAGGAAGAGCTACAACTGCAGCTGGCGTTGGCCATGAGCCGAGAGGAGAGCGAGAAG CCGCCTCCTCCTGTGGATATCGACGAACAGACACAACTCCAGATTGCAATGAGCCTCAGTAAGGAGGAGGCCCAAAAG AAGCCTCCGCCTGTCGTCACCTTAGACATGGACGAAGAGACGCAGCTCCAGATTGCTCTGAGCCTCAGTAAGGAGGAACATCAGCAG GAGGAGCGAAGTCGCCTGGGAGATGAGTCGTTGCTCCAGAAAGCCCTTGAAGAGAGTAAACGCGAAATGGAAGCTAAAGCAGGAGGG TCTGCCATGTTGGATCTGCTGGATATTTTTGCTCCAGACTCTGAAGCGCCACCTGGTGCCAACCCGTGGGATCCGGCTGGAGCCGGTGGTCAAGCGCAGGCTGTGGGACCGCTGAGGGTCGACCCGTGGGATTCTCTGg ATGGAGATTTTTTTGATGACGCCATGGATGGAGGTCAAGTGAACGTTAACGGGCGTAGTGAAGGAAGTCCGGAATTGTTTGACTTGTCTCGTTTGGGAGAAAGTTTAGCAGAGCCGGCGTCTCGGACCTGTCGCACTCCGGAAGCCTTCCTGGGCCCCGTAGCGGCCTCGCTCGTCAATCTCGACTCCTTGATCCCGCCGAATCAGGCTCCTAAGAACTTAAACCCGTTTTTAACAG GTCTGAGCGCTCCTTCGGTCACAAATCCATTCCAAAGCGAGCAGCCACGGCTCACGCTCAATCAGATGCGTCCTACCTCCACGTCCCCCACTCCCAGCTCGCTGCAGTACAGCGCCTCTCTGCCTCTGCCTGCGAGTAATCAGCCTTTGTCCTTACCCAGCTCCTTCACCCAGCCTTCAGAGGGACACGTTAACATGCCTGGGAACCTGCCTCAACCGCTGCTACCGCTCTCGTCCACATCCGCACACGGACAACCAGATCAGAGTCAGAACCCGTTCCTCTGA
- the epn3a gene encoding epsin-3 isoform X1, whose product MTTSSLRRSVKNIVNNYTEAEIKVREATSNDPWGPSGSLMIEIAELTFNVVAFAEVMGIIWKRMNDHGKNWRHVYKALTLLDYLVKTGSERVAQQCRENIHTIQTLRDFQYIDRDGQDQGVNVREKAKQLVSLLQDKEKLKQERGQAQTTRERMARTGNVMAYGSMPPPYSGSRTSQPSMAAVHGDTYGRSRGSPPSFNLSTSPPHLAPELEQARPQTSGEEELQLQLALAMSREESEKPPPPVDIDEQTQLQIAMSLSKEEAQKKPPPVVTLDMDEETQLQIALSLSKEEHQQEERSRLGDESLLQKALEESKREMEAKAGGSAMLDLLDIFAPDSEAPPGANPWDPAGAGGQAQAVGPLRVDPWDSLEPSSSTRGPGSSWAAPSSLHSQPWDTRSRPPDPWEAPQNAPSPVPSSQTWPSTVAPAATGIDPFSPLTADKKGSAVPVKCSSPRPGSPTDGDFFDDAMDGGQVNVNGRSEGSPELFDLSRLGESLAEPASRTCRTPEAFLGPVAASLVNLDSLIPPNQAPKNLNPFLTGLSAPSVTNPFQSEQPRLTLNQMRPTSTSPTPSSLQYSASLPLPASNQPLSLPSSFTQPSEGHVNMPGNLPQPLLPLSSTSAHGQPDQSQNPFL is encoded by the exons ATGACGACTTCGTCCTTGCGCCGCTCCGTCAAGAACATCGTAAACAACTACACGGAGGCGGAGATCAAAGTGCGAGAAGCGACCTCCAACGACCCGTGGGGTCCTTCGGGTTCGCTCATGATCGAGATCGCCGAGCTGACTTTCAACGTGGTGGCCTTCGCCGAGGTCATGGGTATCATCTGGAAGCGCATGAACGACCACGGCAAGAACTGGCGTCACGTCTACAAGGCGCTGACGCTGCTGGATTATCTGGTGAAGACGGGCTCGGAGCGCGTGGCTCAGCAATGCAGGGAGAACATCCACACCATCCAGACGCTCCGGGACTTCCAGTACATAGACCGTGATGGCCAGGACCAGGGCGTGAATGTGCGTGAGAAGGCCAAGCAGCTCGTTTCTTTGCTCCAAGACAAAGAGAAACTGAAGCAAGAGAGGGGCCAGGCTCAGACGACACGTGAGCGCATGGCCCGTACCGGAAACGTCATGGCGTACGGCTCCATGCCTCCGCCCTACTCGGGAAGCCGCACCAGCCAACCCAGCATGGCGGCCGTCCACGGGGACACGTACGGCCGATCTCGAGGCTCGCCCCCCTCGTTCAACT TGTCCACTTCGCCCCCTCATCTGGCCCCGGAGCTGGAGCAGGCGCGCCCGCAGACCAGCGGCGAGGAAGAGCTACAACTGCAGCTGGCGTTGGCCATGAGCCGAGAGGAGAGCGAGAAG CCGCCTCCTCCTGTGGATATCGACGAACAGACACAACTCCAGATTGCAATGAGCCTCAGTAAGGAGGAGGCCCAAAAG AAGCCTCCGCCTGTCGTCACCTTAGACATGGACGAAGAGACGCAGCTCCAGATTGCTCTGAGCCTCAGTAAGGAGGAACATCAGCAG GAGGAGCGAAGTCGCCTGGGAGATGAGTCGTTGCTCCAGAAAGCCCTTGAAGAGAGTAAACGCGAAATGGAAGCTAAAGCAGGAGGG TCTGCCATGTTGGATCTGCTGGATATTTTTGCTCCAGACTCTGAAGCGCCACCTGGTGCCAACCCGTGGGATCCGGCTGGAGCCGGTGGTCAAGCGCAGGCTGTGGGACCGCTGAGGGTCGACCCGTGGGATTCTCTGg AGCCAAGCTCCTCAACTCGAGGTCCTGGCAGCTCCTGGGCAGCACCTTCCAGTCTTCACTCTCAGCCCTGGGACACTCGGTCACGTCCTCCTGACCCATGGGAAGCTCCTCAGAACGCCCCCAGTCCTGTTCCCTCGAGTCAGACATGGCCCTCAACTGTTGCCCCTG CAGCCACAGGAATAGACCCTTTCTCTCCTCTAACAGCAGACAAAAAAGGGTCTGCTGTCCCAGTCAAATGCTCATCACCACGGCCTGGAAGTCCCACAG ATGGAGATTTTTTTGATGACGCCATGGATGGAGGTCAAGTGAACGTTAACGGGCGTAGTGAAGGAAGTCCGGAATTGTTTGACTTGTCTCGTTTGGGAGAAAGTTTAGCAGAGCCGGCGTCTCGGACCTGTCGCACTCCGGAAGCCTTCCTGGGCCCCGTAGCGGCCTCGCTCGTCAATCTCGACTCCTTGATCCCGCCGAATCAGGCTCCTAAGAACTTAAACCCGTTTTTAACAG GTCTGAGCGCTCCTTCGGTCACAAATCCATTCCAAAGCGAGCAGCCACGGCTCACGCTCAATCAGATGCGTCCTACCTCCACGTCCCCCACTCCCAGCTCGCTGCAGTACAGCGCCTCTCTGCCTCTGCCTGCGAGTAATCAGCCTTTGTCCTTACCCAGCTCCTTCACCCAGCCTTCAGAGGGACACGTTAACATGCCTGGGAACCTGCCTCAACCGCTGCTACCGCTCTCGTCCACATCCGCACACGGACAACCAGATCAGAGTCAGAACCCGTTCCTCTGA
- the epn3a gene encoding epsin-3 isoform X5, which yields MTTSSLRRSVKNIVNNYTEAEIKVREATSNDPWGPSGSLMIEIAELTFNVVAFAEVMGIIWKRMNDHGKNWRHVYKALTLLDYLVKTGSERVAQQCRENIHTIQTLRDFQYIDRDGQDQGVNVREKAKQLVSLLQDKEKLKQERGQAQTTRERMARTGNVMAYGSMPPPYSGSRTSQPSMAAVHGDTYGRSRGSPPSFNLSTSPPHLAPELEQARPQTSGEEELQLQLALAMSREESEKPPPPVDIDEQTQLQIAMSLSKEEAQKKPPPVVTLDMDEETQLQIALSLSKEEHQQEERSRLGDESLLQKALEESKREMEAKAGGSAMLDLLDIFAPDSEAPPGANPWDPAGAGGQAQAVGPLRVDPWDSLEPSSSTRGPGSSWAAPSSLHSQPWDTRSRPPDPWEAPQNAPSPVPSSQTWPSTVAPDGDFFDDAMDGGQVNVNGRSEGSPELFDLSRLGESLAEPASRTCRTPEAFLGPVAASLVNLDSLIPPNQAPKNLNPFLTGLSAPSVTNPFQSEQPRLTLNQMRPTSTSPTPSSLQYSASLPLPASNQPLSLPSSFTQPSEGHVNMPGNLPQPLLPLSSTSAHGQPDQSQNPFL from the exons ATGACGACTTCGTCCTTGCGCCGCTCCGTCAAGAACATCGTAAACAACTACACGGAGGCGGAGATCAAAGTGCGAGAAGCGACCTCCAACGACCCGTGGGGTCCTTCGGGTTCGCTCATGATCGAGATCGCCGAGCTGACTTTCAACGTGGTGGCCTTCGCCGAGGTCATGGGTATCATCTGGAAGCGCATGAACGACCACGGCAAGAACTGGCGTCACGTCTACAAGGCGCTGACGCTGCTGGATTATCTGGTGAAGACGGGCTCGGAGCGCGTGGCTCAGCAATGCAGGGAGAACATCCACACCATCCAGACGCTCCGGGACTTCCAGTACATAGACCGTGATGGCCAGGACCAGGGCGTGAATGTGCGTGAGAAGGCCAAGCAGCTCGTTTCTTTGCTCCAAGACAAAGAGAAACTGAAGCAAGAGAGGGGCCAGGCTCAGACGACACGTGAGCGCATGGCCCGTACCGGAAACGTCATGGCGTACGGCTCCATGCCTCCGCCCTACTCGGGAAGCCGCACCAGCCAACCCAGCATGGCGGCCGTCCACGGGGACACGTACGGCCGATCTCGAGGCTCGCCCCCCTCGTTCAACT TGTCCACTTCGCCCCCTCATCTGGCCCCGGAGCTGGAGCAGGCGCGCCCGCAGACCAGCGGCGAGGAAGAGCTACAACTGCAGCTGGCGTTGGCCATGAGCCGAGAGGAGAGCGAGAAG CCGCCTCCTCCTGTGGATATCGACGAACAGACACAACTCCAGATTGCAATGAGCCTCAGTAAGGAGGAGGCCCAAAAG AAGCCTCCGCCTGTCGTCACCTTAGACATGGACGAAGAGACGCAGCTCCAGATTGCTCTGAGCCTCAGTAAGGAGGAACATCAGCAG GAGGAGCGAAGTCGCCTGGGAGATGAGTCGTTGCTCCAGAAAGCCCTTGAAGAGAGTAAACGCGAAATGGAAGCTAAAGCAGGAGGG TCTGCCATGTTGGATCTGCTGGATATTTTTGCTCCAGACTCTGAAGCGCCACCTGGTGCCAACCCGTGGGATCCGGCTGGAGCCGGTGGTCAAGCGCAGGCTGTGGGACCGCTGAGGGTCGACCCGTGGGATTCTCTGg AGCCAAGCTCCTCAACTCGAGGTCCTGGCAGCTCCTGGGCAGCACCTTCCAGTCTTCACTCTCAGCCCTGGGACACTCGGTCACGTCCTCCTGACCCATGGGAAGCTCCTCAGAACGCCCCCAGTCCTGTTCCCTCGAGTCAGACATGGCCCTCAACTGTTGCCCCTG ATGGAGATTTTTTTGATGACGCCATGGATGGAGGTCAAGTGAACGTTAACGGGCGTAGTGAAGGAAGTCCGGAATTGTTTGACTTGTCTCGTTTGGGAGAAAGTTTAGCAGAGCCGGCGTCTCGGACCTGTCGCACTCCGGAAGCCTTCCTGGGCCCCGTAGCGGCCTCGCTCGTCAATCTCGACTCCTTGATCCCGCCGAATCAGGCTCCTAAGAACTTAAACCCGTTTTTAACAG GTCTGAGCGCTCCTTCGGTCACAAATCCATTCCAAAGCGAGCAGCCACGGCTCACGCTCAATCAGATGCGTCCTACCTCCACGTCCCCCACTCCCAGCTCGCTGCAGTACAGCGCCTCTCTGCCTCTGCCTGCGAGTAATCAGCCTTTGTCCTTACCCAGCTCCTTCACCCAGCCTTCAGAGGGACACGTTAACATGCCTGGGAACCTGCCTCAACCGCTGCTACCGCTCTCGTCCACATCCGCACACGGACAACCAGATCAGAGTCAGAACCCGTTCCTCTGA
- the epn3a gene encoding epsin-3 isoform X2 — MTTSSLRRSVKNIVNNYTEAEIKVREATSNDPWGPSGSLMIEIAELTFNVVAFAEVMGIIWKRMNDHGKNWRHVYKALTLLDYLVKTGSERVAQQCRENIHTIQTLRDFQYIDRDGQDQGVNVREKAKQLVSLLQDKEKLKQERGQAQTTRERMARTGNVMAYGSMPPPYSGSRTSQPSMAAVHGDTYGRSRGSPPSFNLSTSPPHLAPELEQARPQTSGEEELQLQLALAMSREESEKPPPPVDIDEQTQLQIAMSLSKEEAQKKPPPVVTLDMDEETQLQIALSLSKEEHQQEERSRLGDESLLQKALEESKREMEAKAGGSAMLDLLDIFAPDSEAPPGANPWDPAGAGGQAQAVGPLRVDPWDSLEPSSSTRGPGSSWAAPSSLHSQPWDTRSRPPDPWEAPQNAPSPVPSSQTWPSTVAPATGIDPFSPLTADKKGSAVPVKCSSPRPGSPTDGDFFDDAMDGGQVNVNGRSEGSPELFDLSRLGESLAEPASRTCRTPEAFLGPVAASLVNLDSLIPPNQAPKNLNPFLTGLSAPSVTNPFQSEQPRLTLNQMRPTSTSPTPSSLQYSASLPLPASNQPLSLPSSFTQPSEGHVNMPGNLPQPLLPLSSTSAHGQPDQSQNPFL, encoded by the exons ATGACGACTTCGTCCTTGCGCCGCTCCGTCAAGAACATCGTAAACAACTACACGGAGGCGGAGATCAAAGTGCGAGAAGCGACCTCCAACGACCCGTGGGGTCCTTCGGGTTCGCTCATGATCGAGATCGCCGAGCTGACTTTCAACGTGGTGGCCTTCGCCGAGGTCATGGGTATCATCTGGAAGCGCATGAACGACCACGGCAAGAACTGGCGTCACGTCTACAAGGCGCTGACGCTGCTGGATTATCTGGTGAAGACGGGCTCGGAGCGCGTGGCTCAGCAATGCAGGGAGAACATCCACACCATCCAGACGCTCCGGGACTTCCAGTACATAGACCGTGATGGCCAGGACCAGGGCGTGAATGTGCGTGAGAAGGCCAAGCAGCTCGTTTCTTTGCTCCAAGACAAAGAGAAACTGAAGCAAGAGAGGGGCCAGGCTCAGACGACACGTGAGCGCATGGCCCGTACCGGAAACGTCATGGCGTACGGCTCCATGCCTCCGCCCTACTCGGGAAGCCGCACCAGCCAACCCAGCATGGCGGCCGTCCACGGGGACACGTACGGCCGATCTCGAGGCTCGCCCCCCTCGTTCAACT TGTCCACTTCGCCCCCTCATCTGGCCCCGGAGCTGGAGCAGGCGCGCCCGCAGACCAGCGGCGAGGAAGAGCTACAACTGCAGCTGGCGTTGGCCATGAGCCGAGAGGAGAGCGAGAAG CCGCCTCCTCCTGTGGATATCGACGAACAGACACAACTCCAGATTGCAATGAGCCTCAGTAAGGAGGAGGCCCAAAAG AAGCCTCCGCCTGTCGTCACCTTAGACATGGACGAAGAGACGCAGCTCCAGATTGCTCTGAGCCTCAGTAAGGAGGAACATCAGCAG GAGGAGCGAAGTCGCCTGGGAGATGAGTCGTTGCTCCAGAAAGCCCTTGAAGAGAGTAAACGCGAAATGGAAGCTAAAGCAGGAGGG TCTGCCATGTTGGATCTGCTGGATATTTTTGCTCCAGACTCTGAAGCGCCACCTGGTGCCAACCCGTGGGATCCGGCTGGAGCCGGTGGTCAAGCGCAGGCTGTGGGACCGCTGAGGGTCGACCCGTGGGATTCTCTGg AGCCAAGCTCCTCAACTCGAGGTCCTGGCAGCTCCTGGGCAGCACCTTCCAGTCTTCACTCTCAGCCCTGGGACACTCGGTCACGTCCTCCTGACCCATGGGAAGCTCCTCAGAACGCCCCCAGTCCTGTTCCCTCGAGTCAGACATGGCCCTCAACTGTTGCCCCTG CCACAGGAATAGACCCTTTCTCTCCTCTAACAGCAGACAAAAAAGGGTCTGCTGTCCCAGTCAAATGCTCATCACCACGGCCTGGAAGTCCCACAG ATGGAGATTTTTTTGATGACGCCATGGATGGAGGTCAAGTGAACGTTAACGGGCGTAGTGAAGGAAGTCCGGAATTGTTTGACTTGTCTCGTTTGGGAGAAAGTTTAGCAGAGCCGGCGTCTCGGACCTGTCGCACTCCGGAAGCCTTCCTGGGCCCCGTAGCGGCCTCGCTCGTCAATCTCGACTCCTTGATCCCGCCGAATCAGGCTCCTAAGAACTTAAACCCGTTTTTAACAG GTCTGAGCGCTCCTTCGGTCACAAATCCATTCCAAAGCGAGCAGCCACGGCTCACGCTCAATCAGATGCGTCCTACCTCCACGTCCCCCACTCCCAGCTCGCTGCAGTACAGCGCCTCTCTGCCTCTGCCTGCGAGTAATCAGCCTTTGTCCTTACCCAGCTCCTTCACCCAGCCTTCAGAGGGACACGTTAACATGCCTGGGAACCTGCCTCAACCGCTGCTACCGCTCTCGTCCACATCCGCACACGGACAACCAGATCAGAGTCAGAACCCGTTCCTCTGA
- the epn3a gene encoding epsin-3 isoform X3 encodes MTTSSLRRSVKNIVNNYTEAEIKVREATSNDPWGPSGSLMIEIAELTFNVVAFAEVMGIIWKRMNDHGKNWRHVYKALTLLDYLVKTGSERVAQQCRENIHTIQTLRDFQYIDRDGQDQGVNVREKAKQLVSLLQDKEKLKQERGQAQTTRERMARTGNVMAYGSMPPPYSGSRTSQPSMAAVHGDTYGRSRGSPPSFNLSTSPPHLAPELEQARPQTSGEEELQLQLALAMSREESEKPPPPVDIDEQTQLQIAMSLSKEEAQKKPPPVVTLDMDEETQLQIALSLSKEEHQQEERSRLGDESLLQKALEESKREMEAKAGGSAMLDLLDIFAPDSEAPPGANPWDPAGAGGQAQAVGPLRVDPWDSLEPSSSTRGPGSSWAAPSSLHSQPWDTRSRPPDPWEAPQNAPSPVPSSQTWPSTVAPADKKGSAVPVKCSSPRPGSPTDGDFFDDAMDGGQVNVNGRSEGSPELFDLSRLGESLAEPASRTCRTPEAFLGPVAASLVNLDSLIPPNQAPKNLNPFLTGLSAPSVTNPFQSEQPRLTLNQMRPTSTSPTPSSLQYSASLPLPASNQPLSLPSSFTQPSEGHVNMPGNLPQPLLPLSSTSAHGQPDQSQNPFL; translated from the exons ATGACGACTTCGTCCTTGCGCCGCTCCGTCAAGAACATCGTAAACAACTACACGGAGGCGGAGATCAAAGTGCGAGAAGCGACCTCCAACGACCCGTGGGGTCCTTCGGGTTCGCTCATGATCGAGATCGCCGAGCTGACTTTCAACGTGGTGGCCTTCGCCGAGGTCATGGGTATCATCTGGAAGCGCATGAACGACCACGGCAAGAACTGGCGTCACGTCTACAAGGCGCTGACGCTGCTGGATTATCTGGTGAAGACGGGCTCGGAGCGCGTGGCTCAGCAATGCAGGGAGAACATCCACACCATCCAGACGCTCCGGGACTTCCAGTACATAGACCGTGATGGCCAGGACCAGGGCGTGAATGTGCGTGAGAAGGCCAAGCAGCTCGTTTCTTTGCTCCAAGACAAAGAGAAACTGAAGCAAGAGAGGGGCCAGGCTCAGACGACACGTGAGCGCATGGCCCGTACCGGAAACGTCATGGCGTACGGCTCCATGCCTCCGCCCTACTCGGGAAGCCGCACCAGCCAACCCAGCATGGCGGCCGTCCACGGGGACACGTACGGCCGATCTCGAGGCTCGCCCCCCTCGTTCAACT TGTCCACTTCGCCCCCTCATCTGGCCCCGGAGCTGGAGCAGGCGCGCCCGCAGACCAGCGGCGAGGAAGAGCTACAACTGCAGCTGGCGTTGGCCATGAGCCGAGAGGAGAGCGAGAAG CCGCCTCCTCCTGTGGATATCGACGAACAGACACAACTCCAGATTGCAATGAGCCTCAGTAAGGAGGAGGCCCAAAAG AAGCCTCCGCCTGTCGTCACCTTAGACATGGACGAAGAGACGCAGCTCCAGATTGCTCTGAGCCTCAGTAAGGAGGAACATCAGCAG GAGGAGCGAAGTCGCCTGGGAGATGAGTCGTTGCTCCAGAAAGCCCTTGAAGAGAGTAAACGCGAAATGGAAGCTAAAGCAGGAGGG TCTGCCATGTTGGATCTGCTGGATATTTTTGCTCCAGACTCTGAAGCGCCACCTGGTGCCAACCCGTGGGATCCGGCTGGAGCCGGTGGTCAAGCGCAGGCTGTGGGACCGCTGAGGGTCGACCCGTGGGATTCTCTGg AGCCAAGCTCCTCAACTCGAGGTCCTGGCAGCTCCTGGGCAGCACCTTCCAGTCTTCACTCTCAGCCCTGGGACACTCGGTCACGTCCTCCTGACCCATGGGAAGCTCCTCAGAACGCCCCCAGTCCTGTTCCCTCGAGTCAGACATGGCCCTCAACTGTTGCCCCTG CAGACAAAAAAGGGTCTGCTGTCCCAGTCAAATGCTCATCACCACGGCCTGGAAGTCCCACAG ATGGAGATTTTTTTGATGACGCCATGGATGGAGGTCAAGTGAACGTTAACGGGCGTAGTGAAGGAAGTCCGGAATTGTTTGACTTGTCTCGTTTGGGAGAAAGTTTAGCAGAGCCGGCGTCTCGGACCTGTCGCACTCCGGAAGCCTTCCTGGGCCCCGTAGCGGCCTCGCTCGTCAATCTCGACTCCTTGATCCCGCCGAATCAGGCTCCTAAGAACTTAAACCCGTTTTTAACAG GTCTGAGCGCTCCTTCGGTCACAAATCCATTCCAAAGCGAGCAGCCACGGCTCACGCTCAATCAGATGCGTCCTACCTCCACGTCCCCCACTCCCAGCTCGCTGCAGTACAGCGCCTCTCTGCCTCTGCCTGCGAGTAATCAGCCTTTGTCCTTACCCAGCTCCTTCACCCAGCCTTCAGAGGGACACGTTAACATGCCTGGGAACCTGCCTCAACCGCTGCTACCGCTCTCGTCCACATCCGCACACGGACAACCAGATCAGAGTCAGAACCCGTTCCTCTGA
- the epn3a gene encoding epsin-3 isoform X6, giving the protein MTTSSLRRSVKNIVNNYTEAEIKVREATSNDPWGPSGSLMIEIAELTFNVVAFAEVMGIIWKRMNDHGKNWRHVYKALTLLDYLVKTGSERVAQQCRENIHTIQTLRDFQYIDRDGQDQGVNVREKAKQLVSLLQDKEKLKQERGQAQTTRERMARTGNVMAYGSMPPPYSGSRTSQPSMAAVHGDTYGRSRGSPPSFNLSTSPPHLAPELEQARPQTSGEEELQLQLALAMSREESEKEERSRLGDESLLQKALEESKREMEAKAGGSAMLDLLDIFAPDSEAPPGANPWDPAGAGGQAQAVGPLRVDPWDSLEPSSSTRGPGSSWAAPSSLHSQPWDTRSRPPDPWEAPQNAPSPVPSSQTWPSTVAPAATGIDPFSPLTADKKGSAVPVKCSSPRPGSPTDGDFFDDAMDGGQVNVNGRSEGSPELFDLSRLGESLAEPASRTCRTPEAFLGPVAASLVNLDSLIPPNQAPKNLNPFLTGLSAPSVTNPFQSEQPRLTLNQMRPTSTSPTPSSLQYSASLPLPASNQPLSLPSSFTQPSEGHVNMPGNLPQPLLPLSSTSAHGQPDQSQNPFL; this is encoded by the exons ATGACGACTTCGTCCTTGCGCCGCTCCGTCAAGAACATCGTAAACAACTACACGGAGGCGGAGATCAAAGTGCGAGAAGCGACCTCCAACGACCCGTGGGGTCCTTCGGGTTCGCTCATGATCGAGATCGCCGAGCTGACTTTCAACGTGGTGGCCTTCGCCGAGGTCATGGGTATCATCTGGAAGCGCATGAACGACCACGGCAAGAACTGGCGTCACGTCTACAAGGCGCTGACGCTGCTGGATTATCTGGTGAAGACGGGCTCGGAGCGCGTGGCTCAGCAATGCAGGGAGAACATCCACACCATCCAGACGCTCCGGGACTTCCAGTACATAGACCGTGATGGCCAGGACCAGGGCGTGAATGTGCGTGAGAAGGCCAAGCAGCTCGTTTCTTTGCTCCAAGACAAAGAGAAACTGAAGCAAGAGAGGGGCCAGGCTCAGACGACACGTGAGCGCATGGCCCGTACCGGAAACGTCATGGCGTACGGCTCCATGCCTCCGCCCTACTCGGGAAGCCGCACCAGCCAACCCAGCATGGCGGCCGTCCACGGGGACACGTACGGCCGATCTCGAGGCTCGCCCCCCTCGTTCAACT TGTCCACTTCGCCCCCTCATCTGGCCCCGGAGCTGGAGCAGGCGCGCCCGCAGACCAGCGGCGAGGAAGAGCTACAACTGCAGCTGGCGTTGGCCATGAGCCGAGAGGAGAGCGAGAAG GAGGAGCGAAGTCGCCTGGGAGATGAGTCGTTGCTCCAGAAAGCCCTTGAAGAGAGTAAACGCGAAATGGAAGCTAAAGCAGGAGGG TCTGCCATGTTGGATCTGCTGGATATTTTTGCTCCAGACTCTGAAGCGCCACCTGGTGCCAACCCGTGGGATCCGGCTGGAGCCGGTGGTCAAGCGCAGGCTGTGGGACCGCTGAGGGTCGACCCGTGGGATTCTCTGg AGCCAAGCTCCTCAACTCGAGGTCCTGGCAGCTCCTGGGCAGCACCTTCCAGTCTTCACTCTCAGCCCTGGGACACTCGGTCACGTCCTCCTGACCCATGGGAAGCTCCTCAGAACGCCCCCAGTCCTGTTCCCTCGAGTCAGACATGGCCCTCAACTGTTGCCCCTG CAGCCACAGGAATAGACCCTTTCTCTCCTCTAACAGCAGACAAAAAAGGGTCTGCTGTCCCAGTCAAATGCTCATCACCACGGCCTGGAAGTCCCACAG ATGGAGATTTTTTTGATGACGCCATGGATGGAGGTCAAGTGAACGTTAACGGGCGTAGTGAAGGAAGTCCGGAATTGTTTGACTTGTCTCGTTTGGGAGAAAGTTTAGCAGAGCCGGCGTCTCGGACCTGTCGCACTCCGGAAGCCTTCCTGGGCCCCGTAGCGGCCTCGCTCGTCAATCTCGACTCCTTGATCCCGCCGAATCAGGCTCCTAAGAACTTAAACCCGTTTTTAACAG GTCTGAGCGCTCCTTCGGTCACAAATCCATTCCAAAGCGAGCAGCCACGGCTCACGCTCAATCAGATGCGTCCTACCTCCACGTCCCCCACTCCCAGCTCGCTGCAGTACAGCGCCTCTCTGCCTCTGCCTGCGAGTAATCAGCCTTTGTCCTTACCCAGCTCCTTCACCCAGCCTTCAGAGGGACACGTTAACATGCCTGGGAACCTGCCTCAACCGCTGCTACCGCTCTCGTCCACATCCGCACACGGACAACCAGATCAGAGTCAGAACCCGTTCCTCTGA